From the genome of Bosea sp. Tri-49, one region includes:
- a CDS encoding DUF6894 family protein yields MPKYRVTTKDPGGSARQSMDFPSEQAATDDAQRALVDMAKETLPNGERARFKVRVQDQAGDEVYRASLDFKGRGRRKTGGPEEPADD; encoded by the coding sequence ATGCCTAAATACCGGGTGACGACAAAGGATCCTGGCGGTTCAGCCCGCCAGTCAATGGACTTCCCAAGCGAGCAAGCCGCGACCGATGACGCACAGCGTGCGCTGGTCGACATGGCGAAGGAAACTCTTCCGAACGGCGAGCGAGCTCGCTTCAAGGTACGGGTTCAAGATCAGGCCGGTGATGAGGTCTATCGCGCTTCGCTCGACTTCAAAGGTCGCGGCCGAAGAAAAACCGGAGGACCAGAGGAACCGGCCGACGACTAG
- a CDS encoding PepSY domain-containing protein translates to MRNVLVTSILCAFVSTAALAQTSTTSPTPSPNAPADANAPLPGANSFTEGQAKSRLEANGYTNVTDLKKDDNGVWKGKATNAGAQVNVSVDYRGNIVKN, encoded by the coding sequence ATGCGCAACGTGCTTGTCACGTCGATCTTGTGCGCCTTCGTTTCAACTGCCGCGCTCGCGCAAACATCGACAACTTCGCCGACACCTTCGCCAAACGCGCCGGCCGACGCCAACGCCCCGCTGCCGGGCGCCAACAGTTTCACCGAAGGTCAGGCCAAGAGCCGCCTCGAAGCCAACGGCTACACGAACGTCACCGACCTGAAGAAGGACGACAACGGCGTCTGGAAGGGCAAGGCCACCAATGCCGGCGCCCAGGTGAACGTCTCGGTCGATTACCGCGGCAACATCGTCAAGAACTGA
- a CDS encoding Pam3-gp28 family putative phage holin has translation MNEQVLSFIRTLVQSGAAALAAKGIIDEQGATVLVAFIMWAIPTAWGLWVRRRAGLVASAAALPEVKTIVTTPAMAAKVDDPSVTAR, from the coding sequence ATGAACGAACAGGTCCTCAGCTTCATCCGCACCCTCGTCCAGTCCGGCGCCGCCGCACTGGCTGCGAAGGGCATCATCGACGAACAGGGCGCGACGGTTCTCGTCGCTTTTATCATGTGGGCAATCCCGACCGCCTGGGGGCTGTGGGTGCGCCGCAGGGCCGGTCTCGTCGCTTCCGCCGCAGCGCTGCCGGAGGTCAAGACGATCGTCACGACACCGGCGATGGCGGCCAAGGTCGATGATCCTTCCGTCACGGCTCGATAG
- a CDS encoding peptidoglycan-binding protein: MIPNEVQAALVALGYSVAVDGVLGLKSREAIKDFQGRHGLKIDGVAGPLTIAKLHEMLARETAQDRPGILTPTIIKTVAPKARADIVEALAGSVAPFASVGIVTKLRTAHFLAQIATETGGLTALEESLNYSIEGLLKTFSRKRIAKAQAEALGRKPGRAADQEAIANVLYGGAWGEANLGNTKPDDGWRYRGGGLMQTTGRANYRRAGYEANPEALRTPRGGLAAALTFWSNNDLNRVADRDDITALRKVVNGGTNGLPEAKAYLAKAKKALGI, encoded by the coding sequence ATGATCCCCAACGAGGTGCAAGCCGCGCTGGTCGCGCTCGGCTATTCGGTCGCGGTCGACGGCGTGCTCGGACTGAAGTCGCGAGAGGCGATCAAGGACTTCCAGGGGCGGCATGGGCTGAAGATCGACGGCGTCGCCGGGCCGCTGACGATCGCCAAGCTGCACGAGATGCTGGCCCGCGAGACAGCCCAGGACCGGCCCGGCATCCTGACGCCGACGATCATCAAGACGGTGGCGCCAAAGGCACGGGCAGATATCGTCGAGGCCCTCGCGGGGTCTGTGGCGCCGTTCGCCTCGGTCGGGATCGTCACCAAGCTGCGGACGGCGCATTTTCTTGCGCAGATTGCGACAGAGACAGGCGGCCTCACGGCGCTCGAGGAGAGCCTGAACTACTCGATCGAAGGGCTGCTCAAGACCTTTTCGCGCAAGCGGATTGCGAAGGCCCAAGCCGAGGCGCTCGGACGCAAGCCAGGGCGGGCTGCCGATCAGGAGGCGATCGCGAATGTCCTGTACGGGGGCGCCTGGGGCGAGGCGAACCTCGGAAACACCAAGCCGGACGACGGCTGGCGCTATCGCGGCGGCGGACTGATGCAGACCACCGGCCGGGCGAACTACCGCCGCGCCGGCTACGAGGCCAATCCGGAGGCGCTCCGCACGCCCCGCGGTGGCCTCGCGGCGGCGCTGACGTTCTGGTCTAACAACGATCTCAATCGCGTCGCCGATCGCGACGACATCACCGCACTGCGCAAGGTCGTCAACGGCGGAACAAATGGCCTGCCTGAGGCCAAAGCCTATCTCGCCAAGGCCAAGAAGGCGCTCGGCATCTGA
- a CDS encoding glycosyltransferase family 2 protein translates to MRALRVSIIVPVYNGANYMRDAIDSALAQTWPNTEIIVVNDGSNDAGETDRIARSYGERIKYISKPNGGVASALNAGIEAMTGDVFCWLSHDDRHLPEKTARQVEHWESLGRPDAVLISDYRLINETGETITDVRLDHELLTKKPSYALLRGCIHGCSVFVPRALFDRVGNFDINLPTTQDYDLWFRSFRTFPFVHMADVLIESRWHDEQGSKKIDHTIEATRFWMRVINGITPAEKVKWEGSEAAFLVGMSKFLGENKLVEAASEAKRRVKTVIDGVLVSVVIPLFDRVDMAVSAIESVKEQTHRRIEIIVVDDGCKEDLSGVRAALAGHPNARLISQRNAGPAAARNNGWRAAKGDYVAFLDADDLFLPTKISEQLIAMAGAGAAFSHTSYARARHGDITLQESGSANAFPDIIGSCSVATPTVMVARSLIDEGFSFPEHIRIGEDVVLWLHIASAHGIMGISRALTIVRADDSSTAFDKSKQITGVENILADVCASDELYQHKEHVIQLKKLASRLRGEQEDT, encoded by the coding sequence ATGCGAGCCCTGCGTGTTTCAATCATCGTCCCGGTCTACAACGGGGCCAATTACATGCGGGATGCGATCGATTCCGCGTTGGCCCAAACATGGCCCAACACCGAAATCATCGTCGTGAATGACGGCTCAAACGACGCTGGGGAAACCGATCGCATCGCTCGGTCCTATGGCGAGCGGATCAAGTACATTTCCAAACCGAACGGCGGGGTCGCATCGGCCTTGAACGCCGGTATCGAGGCGATGACCGGCGACGTGTTTTGCTGGCTCTCGCATGATGACCGGCATTTGCCTGAGAAGACGGCCCGCCAAGTCGAGCATTGGGAATCTCTTGGACGCCCCGACGCCGTCTTGATCAGTGACTACAGGTTGATCAATGAGACGGGCGAGACGATCACCGACGTTCGTCTCGACCATGAACTCCTGACGAAGAAACCGAGTTACGCCCTTTTGAGGGGCTGCATCCACGGGTGCAGTGTCTTCGTGCCGCGAGCGCTCTTCGACCGCGTCGGCAATTTCGACATCAATCTCCCGACCACTCAAGACTACGATCTCTGGTTCCGGTCGTTCCGCACCTTCCCTTTCGTCCACATGGCAGACGTCCTGATCGAGAGCCGCTGGCACGACGAGCAGGGCTCGAAGAAGATCGATCACACGATCGAAGCGACCCGTTTCTGGATGCGCGTCATCAACGGGATAACCCCGGCCGAAAAGGTCAAATGGGAAGGTTCGGAGGCCGCCTTCCTGGTGGGGATGTCCAAATTCCTGGGTGAAAACAAACTGGTCGAAGCTGCCAGCGAAGCCAAGAGGCGCGTGAAGACCGTCATTGACGGCGTGCTGGTGTCCGTCGTCATCCCCCTGTTCGATCGGGTCGACATGGCGGTCAGCGCGATCGAGAGCGTCAAGGAACAGACGCATCGACGCATAGAGATCATTGTCGTTGATGACGGTTGCAAAGAAGACCTGTCTGGCGTTCGGGCGGCCTTGGCGGGACATCCGAATGCGCGGCTGATAAGCCAGCGCAACGCCGGCCCCGCCGCTGCTCGCAACAATGGCTGGCGCGCCGCCAAGGGCGACTATGTCGCGTTCCTCGACGCGGACGACCTGTTTCTCCCGACCAAAATCTCCGAGCAGCTGATAGCCATGGCCGGTGCCGGCGCCGCGTTCAGCCATACCAGCTACGCGCGGGCGCGCCACGGTGACATCACCCTGCAGGAAAGCGGGTCTGCGAATGCCTTCCCCGACATCATAGGCAGTTGCAGCGTAGCAACCCCGACAGTGATGGTAGCGCGATCCCTGATCGACGAAGGGTTCTCCTTCCCCGAGCACATCCGGATCGGCGAGGACGTGGTCCTGTGGCTGCACATTGCATCCGCGCACGGTATCATGGGGATCAGCCGAGCTCTGACGATCGTCAGAGCAGATGACAGCTCCACTGCCTTTGACAAGAGCAAACAGATCACGGGCGTAGAGAATATTCTGGCTGATGTCTGCGCTTCTGACGAACTATACCAGCATAAAGAGCACGTTATTCAACTTAAAAAGCTTGCATCCCGTCTTCGCGGCGAACAAGAAGATACCTGA
- a CDS encoding sialate O-acetylesterase, with protein sequence MRFIASAPDPFAMPESSNTAGRGGNWNPTGKTVVDPRPVPGENAGVFIVWGQSSATNAAAGTYVPTNAAHLFNLNPYDGGIYRASGSLLGCDYADNLTNVDNMFTRAGDKLLTDDVFDRVILAPCGMGGTFIAQWEASLYQRIIATWKRCLAQGYDVTAILQQHGEWDNNFGTTQAAYRASGNAVIAKVRAAGCSAPWFIAKSTYYSNPGAAIRAAIDQIVSDTANVFAGPDTDVILTPAGRYDAVHWNATGADQAAGLWRDVLAGDF encoded by the coding sequence ATGAGATTCATCGCATCTGCACCTGATCCCTTCGCGATGCCTGAAAGCAGCAACACGGCGGGCCGGGGCGGGAATTGGAACCCCACCGGCAAGACAGTCGTCGATCCTCGCCCGGTGCCCGGTGAAAATGCTGGCGTCTTCATCGTGTGGGGCCAATCGTCTGCAACGAACGCCGCTGCGGGAACTTATGTCCCCACAAACGCGGCACATCTGTTCAACCTCAATCCCTACGATGGCGGGATATATCGGGCCTCCGGCTCTCTCTTGGGCTGCGACTACGCCGATAACCTGACGAACGTCGACAACATGTTCACTCGGGCTGGCGACAAGCTGCTGACCGATGACGTGTTTGACCGGGTGATCCTGGCGCCATGCGGCATGGGCGGTACGTTCATCGCGCAGTGGGAGGCCTCCCTCTACCAGCGCATCATAGCGACGTGGAAGCGATGTCTCGCTCAAGGCTATGACGTGACGGCCATCCTCCAGCAACACGGAGAATGGGACAACAACTTCGGGACGACGCAGGCGGCCTATCGAGCTTCGGGAAATGCCGTCATTGCCAAGGTGCGTGCCGCCGGGTGCAGTGCGCCGTGGTTCATCGCCAAGTCCACCTATTACAGTAATCCGGGAGCAGCGATCAGAGCCGCTATCGACCAGATCGTGAGTGACACCGCGAACGTTTTTGCCGGCCCCGATACAGATGTGATCCTTACCCCAGCAGGACGCTATGACGCTGTCCACTGGAATGCGACGGGAGCGGATCAAGCAGCCGGTCTATGGCGGGATGTACTGGCCGGGGATTTCTAA
- a CDS encoding collagen-like protein, with product MTEKTIAIFQISTEEDLRFQLDFVGLVLTGRTLKVNVRERSSNSLKVALVAPNLALLGPSSITAGYSKTEMAAWAVGEYEADLIDETGGSFTRLMAVRFVYDHPGNLVYGVRGNKATITWSGNQAVVTAIGGVGPPGPANTLTIGTVETLDTGEEATAEVTGLAPNQELNLGLPRGAQGIQGIQGIQGIQGPQGNTGPQGATGAQGPQGTQGVQGATGPEGPEGDQGPQGVQGETGAQGPAGTVEGAGRLTLSSGVAVPEADLTGQTTIYFMPVQGDYLAIWNGSSLVNRPFSQRTFLLSSTYHVSGSIYDLFVGWNGTVLYMGSGPAWSSNTARAEVVERANGIWANETSLDIRYGTGALDVINVAAHQARYVGSFYATANGQATDSRLKRLLFNAENQAARPLYVDESASNWNYSTNLFRQANANANNKVEILNGLGGLRTTLRARGMVKNSTTTARASMVGIGIDSTTVNSAKLLVPAYCTDAIFAGPTAEYVDQVGFGYHTLNWLERGDTADTQTWWGSNAGSFPWRTGLVGEFIG from the coding sequence ATGACCGAAAAGACGATCGCGATCTTCCAGATCTCGACGGAAGAAGACCTGCGGTTTCAGCTCGACTTTGTCGGTCTCGTCCTGACGGGGCGGACGCTCAAGGTCAACGTGCGAGAGCGGTCTTCCAATTCGCTGAAGGTCGCGCTGGTGGCGCCCAACCTCGCATTGCTGGGGCCAAGCAGCATTACCGCCGGCTACTCAAAGACGGAGATGGCGGCGTGGGCAGTCGGGGAATACGAGGCCGACCTTATTGACGAGACTGGTGGCTCGTTCACTCGGCTCATGGCGGTCCGTTTCGTCTACGATCACCCAGGCAATCTCGTCTACGGTGTCCGCGGTAACAAGGCGACCATCACATGGTCGGGCAACCAGGCGGTCGTAACCGCGATCGGTGGTGTCGGGCCGCCGGGGCCCGCAAATACGCTAACGATCGGCACTGTTGAGACGCTTGATACCGGCGAGGAGGCGACGGCCGAGGTCACCGGACTAGCTCCCAATCAGGAGCTGAATCTGGGGTTGCCGCGAGGCGCTCAGGGTATCCAAGGCATCCAGGGTATCCAGGGCATTCAGGGGCCGCAGGGCAACACCGGCCCCCAAGGAGCTACCGGCGCTCAGGGACCGCAGGGTACCCAGGGCGTCCAAGGCGCAACCGGACCAGAAGGCCCGGAGGGAGATCAAGGCCCGCAAGGAGTGCAGGGGGAGACCGGCGCCCAGGGCCCAGCAGGCACGGTTGAGGGGGCAGGGCGTCTAACCCTTAGCTCGGGGGTAGCTGTTCCGGAGGCCGACCTGACCGGACAGACGACCATCTATTTCATGCCGGTACAGGGCGACTATCTCGCGATTTGGAACGGCTCGAGTCTCGTCAATCGTCCGTTTTCCCAGCGCACCTTTCTGCTGAGCTCGACCTATCATGTGTCCGGGTCGATCTACGACCTCTTCGTCGGCTGGAACGGCACAGTTCTGTACATGGGCTCCGGTCCCGCCTGGTCGTCGAACACGGCGCGTGCCGAGGTGGTCGAACGGGCCAACGGCATTTGGGCGAACGAAACCAGCCTGGACATTCGTTACGGGACCGGTGCCTTGGACGTCATCAACGTGGCCGCCCATCAGGCGCGCTATGTCGGCAGCTTTTACGCCACGGCAAACGGACAGGCGACTGATAGCCGTCTAAAGCGACTGTTGTTCAATGCAGAAAACCAGGCCGCGCGCCCGCTCTATGTGGATGAATCGGCCAGCAACTGGAACTATTCAACAAACTTGTTCCGTCAAGCGAACGCGAACGCCAACAACAAGGTTGAGATCCTTAACGGCCTCGGCGGATTGAGGACGACGCTCCGCGCGCGGGGGATGGTCAAAAACTCGACCACAACCGCCCGCGCAAGCATGGTCGGAATCGGCATCGACAGTACGACGGTCAATTCTGCGAAGCTCCTCGTCCCGGCGTACTGCACCGACGCAATATTTGCCGGGCCGACTGCAGAGTATGTCGATCAGGTCGGGTTCGGCTATCACACGCTCAACTGGCTCGAACGAGGTGACACTGCCGATACCCAAACATGGTGGGGGTCAAACGCTGGCTCATTCCCATGGCGCACCGGATTGGTCGGTGAGTTCATCGGATGA
- a CDS encoding host specificity factor TipJ family phage tail protein, which translates to MTAILFQRCDGQKAGDGIITPRGRRRLSTLVRRHADRSRPHIVSLHRKGQPLAVTDFSVRLRKQWRHTTVGPQDTVVIVYLPQGGGGGGQTGRGGGKQMGAAIGLVVATIALAAVGQFWAIGALNGALGLAASSAVGGTIWAAGSAALLAGAGYLLSKATQAKANKEAENRPVYGVSGGGNLPRSGDRIPVLYGRCWNSPDLSQPDYAVYDGDDQVLYKRLTIGCGKYAIKSIRVGGITMWTDSGGLTPPFTGANFEVIQPGGTSSLVPGAVATVQAVSGNELPRATDFPNWAGPFDFGVDAPDQSRIQLDFSLPQGVYAVPQSGKFEGKQFPTDWGVLFEYAPCDEDGNVIGAWSTLFSDGGNTLTTRPMRFTSFVNITAGRYTYRARNTGAAAEVEHPGGFTADITNAVVWEGLRAHVPEAIVRPGVTELAMVIRSGKALGVTSFGEVEVESSRILPVWYGGVTGWVEEETDKCVWAAADILRNQLHGAGIADGSIDLARLKHYFDTLTEYDAFSGVIRGPISVYEALSTVLGTMRASPLRLGSIWTIVRDEAKSVRKHVISRRQILRDSSAQEFTLDLSDGSADVIVEWLAGGDPKRRREKRVTFGTLTTTPRRMAATGVTDAAHAIHLATWAAATAYYRRERRSVATELAGRLLLPNDSASIDSWYFDALQTGGILARDGFRIEIDSDLDLPASPYAILRARDGKEWGPIAVTRDGSSLVLNADDVAQAFLLTGLTLDQVLNTATQQFTTIVIGTLSTVQDAWLIRSIRFSGETRVDVEAVYDAPEVWSALGESITPPPPPPSSGLETPDSLVIPYVRANAVQKNGAMFMDWTCGRVRQAAAYVVLVSYDNWETSENAHYGEASSGSYPLREYTGIIYVRAFVVSQAGTRSAIVSTQFLVKPAVLNLENAIHGSLRLEAFTDGIEPVGLTDGLPDPVGYTGPKLIANLEGSDLKLYKYENGVWVAAVNTDDLVGVISETQIAPDSISTPKLKANAVTTAKLAAGAVTANEIAANAVIAAKIQAGAVSADKINVTKLDAISADLGSILAGALNINNRFFVAADGTVTILSAATGARLVISASQILVYDASEVLRVRLGVW; encoded by the coding sequence ATGACAGCAATCCTCTTCCAGCGCTGCGACGGCCAGAAGGCCGGCGACGGCATCATCACGCCGCGTGGCCGGCGCCGACTGTCGACGCTGGTGCGACGGCATGCGGACCGCTCGCGCCCGCATATCGTCAGCCTGCACCGCAAGGGGCAGCCGCTGGCGGTGACGGATTTCTCCGTTCGTCTGCGCAAGCAGTGGCGCCACACGACCGTTGGGCCGCAAGACACCGTCGTCATCGTCTATTTGCCTCAGGGTGGCGGCGGTGGCGGGCAGACGGGCCGCGGCGGCGGCAAGCAGATGGGCGCAGCAATCGGCCTGGTCGTCGCCACCATCGCGCTGGCGGCGGTCGGGCAGTTCTGGGCAATTGGCGCGCTCAATGGGGCACTCGGCCTTGCCGCATCGAGTGCTGTTGGTGGCACGATCTGGGCGGCCGGGTCGGCTGCGTTGCTGGCTGGTGCCGGATACCTGCTGTCGAAGGCGACGCAGGCGAAAGCCAACAAGGAAGCCGAGAACCGCCCGGTCTATGGCGTTTCCGGCGGCGGCAACCTGCCGCGCTCGGGCGACCGCATTCCAGTTCTCTATGGCCGCTGCTGGAACTCGCCGGATCTCTCGCAGCCGGATTACGCCGTCTACGATGGCGACGACCAGGTGCTCTACAAGCGCCTGACGATCGGCTGCGGCAAATATGCGATCAAGTCGATCCGCGTCGGCGGCATCACCATGTGGACGGATAGCGGTGGTCTGACGCCACCGTTCACCGGCGCGAACTTCGAGGTGATCCAGCCCGGCGGCACGTCCTCGCTGGTGCCGGGCGCCGTTGCAACCGTGCAAGCCGTCTCCGGCAACGAACTGCCGCGCGCAACCGACTTCCCGAACTGGGCCGGGCCGTTCGACTTCGGGGTCGATGCGCCGGATCAGAGCCGCATTCAGCTCGACTTCTCGCTGCCGCAGGGCGTCTATGCCGTCCCGCAGTCCGGAAAGTTCGAGGGGAAGCAGTTCCCGACCGATTGGGGCGTGCTCTTCGAATACGCGCCCTGCGATGAAGACGGCAATGTCATCGGCGCTTGGTCGACGCTCTTCAGCGATGGCGGAAACACGCTGACGACGCGCCCGATGCGGTTTACCAGCTTCGTCAATATCACGGCCGGCCGATACACCTACCGCGCCCGCAACACCGGGGCGGCTGCGGAGGTGGAGCATCCCGGAGGCTTCACTGCCGACATCACGAACGCCGTGGTGTGGGAGGGCCTGCGCGCCCATGTACCGGAGGCGATAGTCCGCCCTGGCGTGACCGAACTTGCCATGGTGATCCGCTCCGGCAAGGCGCTGGGCGTGACCTCCTTCGGCGAGGTCGAAGTCGAGAGCAGCCGCATCCTGCCGGTCTGGTATGGCGGTGTCACAGGTTGGGTCGAGGAAGAGACCGACAAGTGCGTCTGGGCCGCGGCAGACATCTTGCGCAACCAGCTGCACGGCGCCGGCATCGCCGACGGCTCGATCGATCTCGCGCGCCTGAAGCACTACTTCGACACGCTGACCGAGTACGACGCGTTCTCTGGCGTCATCCGCGGACCGATCTCCGTCTATGAGGCGCTCTCGACCGTACTTGGCACGATGCGGGCGTCGCCGCTGCGGCTCGGGTCGATCTGGACGATCGTCCGCGACGAGGCGAAGTCGGTCCGCAAGCACGTCATTTCCCGGCGCCAGATCCTGCGGGATTCGAGCGCGCAGGAATTCACGCTCGATCTCTCGGATGGCTCGGCTGATGTCATCGTCGAATGGCTCGCCGGCGGCGATCCGAAACGTCGGCGCGAGAAGCGCGTCACCTTCGGCACGTTGACCACGACGCCGCGCCGGATGGCGGCCACGGGCGTCACCGATGCGGCCCATGCGATCCATCTCGCTACCTGGGCGGCAGCGACGGCCTATTATCGGCGCGAGCGGCGCAGCGTTGCGACGGAGCTCGCCGGCCGGCTGCTGCTGCCGAACGATTCAGCCAGCATTGACAGCTGGTACTTCGACGCTCTCCAGACGGGCGGTATCCTCGCGCGCGACGGCTTTCGTATTGAGATCGACAGCGACCTCGATCTGCCCGCCAGCCCATACGCCATTCTTCGGGCGAGGGACGGTAAGGAATGGGGCCCGATCGCAGTCACGCGAGACGGCTCTTCGCTGGTCCTCAATGCCGACGATGTTGCGCAGGCTTTCCTGCTGACCGGCCTGACGCTCGATCAGGTTTTGAACACCGCCACGCAGCAGTTCACCACGATCGTCATCGGCACGCTTTCGACGGTACAGGACGCTTGGCTGATCCGGTCGATCCGCTTCAGCGGCGAGACGCGGGTCGATGTCGAGGCGGTCTATGACGCGCCTGAGGTCTGGAGCGCACTGGGCGAGTCGATCACGCCGCCCCCGCCACCGCCATCCTCAGGGCTGGAGACGCCGGATAGCCTCGTCATCCCCTATGTCCGCGCCAATGCCGTCCAGAAGAACGGCGCGATGTTCATGGACTGGACCTGCGGCAGGGTTCGCCAAGCAGCCGCCTATGTCGTGCTGGTCTCCTACGACAATTGGGAGACCTCCGAGAATGCTCACTACGGCGAGGCCTCCTCCGGCTCATACCCGCTACGGGAATACACCGGCATCATCTACGTCCGGGCCTTTGTGGTTTCGCAGGCCGGCACGCGCAGCGCGATCGTCTCGACGCAGTTCTTAGTGAAGCCGGCTGTTCTCAACCTTGAGAATGCCATTCACGGTTCGCTGCGGCTCGAGGCTTTCACCGATGGGATCGAGCCGGTCGGCCTGACCGACGGCTTGCCCGATCCGGTCGGCTACACCGGGCCGAAGCTGATCGCCAACCTCGAAGGCAGCGACCTCAAGCTCTACAAATACGAGAATGGCGTTTGGGTTGCGGCGGTCAACACCGATGACCTCGTCGGCGTCATCTCCGAAACTCAGATCGCGCCTGACTCAATCTCGACGCCGAAGCTGAAGGCCAATGCGGTCACGACAGCCAAGCTCGCCGCCGGTGCCGTTACGGCTAACGAGATCGCCGCCAACGCGGTGATCGCCGCGAAAATCCAGGCCGGCGCCGTTAGCGCTGACAAGATCAACGTCACCAAGCTCGACGCGATTTCGGCGGATCTCGGCTCAATCCTCGCCGGCGCGCTCAACATCAACAATCGCTTCTTCGTCGCTGCGGATGGCACGGTGACGATCCTGTCGGCCGCCACCGGCGCGCGGCTGGTTATCAGCGCCAGCCAGATCTTGGTCTATGACGCGAGCGAGGTGCTGCGCGTGCGTCTCGGGGTTTGGTAG
- a CDS encoding glycoside hydrolase has translation MSVESFLAAHIGKPYDRTGLHCWELTRLSQAQIFGRPLPIVLSVPESKRELIALMAGRDEAGDWRQVAEPEHGAVVFMTRRGHGPSRAAVHCGTWLALDGGGVLHTDEEHGVVFDSLLELSARNWASPSFYVPA, from the coding sequence GTGAGCGTCGAGAGCTTTCTCGCTGCCCACATCGGCAAGCCCTACGATCGTACCGGCCTGCACTGCTGGGAGCTGACCCGGCTCAGTCAGGCGCAGATCTTCGGCCGCCCGCTGCCGATCGTGCTGAGCGTGCCGGAGAGCAAGCGCGAGCTCATCGCCTTGATGGCGGGTCGCGACGAGGCAGGCGACTGGCGCCAGGTCGCTGAGCCGGAGCACGGCGCCGTCGTCTTCATGACCCGTCGCGGCCACGGCCCGAGCCGCGCCGCGGTTCACTGCGGCACCTGGCTCGCCCTCGATGGCGGCGGGGTGCTGCACACTGACGAAGAGCACGGCGTCGTCTTCGACAGCCTGCTCGAACTCTCCGCCCGCAACTGGGCCAGCCCGAGCTTCTACGTACCCGCCTGA
- a CDS encoding DUF1833 family protein, whose product MVIADFIMRSISNSDSALFSISVAISAFSCACVAQYGSARNVGLIIHSNPSRPRGLAKHAAVAVSNLEVLVALSVALQEAYAAVDVSGDILHTLEFNHPTFDEPQRFVQGTRIAGEYEAVSLPVPGNLAAVFKIVDFGFTLPSQEEGGVSKAKIRIDNVSGQLQDALRGAISSDYPFTLVYRTYSTNDLNNPEVYFGLNLRKVSLNAYSAEGELSYEEVEMQAFPGLTYDLDLYPALYGQ is encoded by the coding sequence GTGGTGATCGCTGATTTCATCATGCGTTCCATCTCGAACTCGGACAGCGCGCTTTTCTCAATAAGCGTGGCGATCAGCGCGTTCAGCTGCGCGTGCGTTGCCCAATACGGCAGCGCCCGTAACGTCGGCCTCATCATTCATTCGAACCCCTCCCGTCCCCGGGGGTTAGCCAAGCACGCTGCGGTTGCAGTGTCGAATCTGGAGGTTCTCGTGGCCCTCTCTGTTGCGCTTCAGGAAGCTTATGCGGCCGTCGACGTTTCCGGAGACATCCTCCACACGCTGGAGTTCAACCACCCGACTTTCGATGAGCCCCAGCGCTTCGTGCAGGGCACCCGCATTGCCGGCGAGTACGAGGCTGTCTCGCTGCCGGTGCCGGGCAATCTTGCGGCCGTGTTCAAGATCGTGGACTTCGGCTTCACGCTGCCCAGCCAGGAAGAGGGCGGCGTCTCAAAGGCGAAGATCCGGATCGACAACGTCTCGGGTCAGCTGCAGGACGCGCTTCGAGGCGCAATCTCATCGGATTACCCCTTCACGCTGGTCTATCGCACCTACTCGACCAACGACCTCAACAACCCCGAGGTCTATTTCGGCCTCAACCTGCGCAAGGTCTCGCTCAACGCCTACTCGGCCGAGGGAGAGCTTTCATATGAGGAGGTCGAGATGCAGGCGTTCCCCGGCCTGACTTATGACCTCGATCTGTATCCTGCGCTCTATGGGCAGTGA
- a CDS encoding DUF4365 domain-containing protein encodes MMITTAHSQQRLSFAHLYAVTAQAGINISRPEDDYGVDAFLRPVQIVRGRMSDSPFGIDVQLKASVGWTMTPQVVKYDLDAAAYNRMVDRVVGEIPLYVFLLCLPFFQAEWITLSEEETVLRNCCYWYRATGAPTPNKTTISVEIPRTNLVTADALNWLIKQARKELVL; translated from the coding sequence ATGATGATAACGACAGCGCACTCGCAGCAAAGGTTGTCGTTTGCGCATTTATATGCGGTCACCGCCCAGGCAGGCATCAACATATCGCGCCCGGAGGATGATTACGGAGTCGACGCATTCCTTCGACCGGTTCAGATAGTTCGCGGTCGGATGTCGGATAGCCCCTTTGGCATCGATGTGCAGCTTAAGGCATCAGTCGGTTGGACGATGACCCCTCAAGTTGTGAAGTATGATTTGGACGCTGCCGCCTACAATCGGATGGTGGACCGAGTTGTCGGCGAAATTCCGCTGTACGTCTTTCTCCTGTGCCTCCCGTTCTTCCAGGCTGAATGGATCACCCTGTCCGAAGAAGAGACGGTTCTTCGAAACTGCTGTTATTGGTATCGCGCAACAGGTGCGCCGACACCGAACAAGACGACCATCTCAGTTGAGATTCCACGCACTAACCTCGTGACCGCCGATGCACTTAACTGGCTGATCAAGCAGGCTCGCAAGGAGCTGGTGCTATGA